In a single window of the Chloroflexota bacterium genome:
- a CDS encoding tyrosine-type recombinase/integrase, which produces MGVGQQIFTGARIGACSPGPTDFRELEVFLLSRRVENCSPATLKTYRQRIGAFLVCCGKAVTEIERSDVERYLLSLKDKGRSPHYVRSNYRELRVFFSWLLLDGVLSKSPMKNIGCPKVPRYAKEFLPDRDFARLLSLCIVDDFRGARNAAWLWLLWSTGGRWHEMANLRLADLDWNKHRIKVFGKGSKERFVPFTREAEKAVYVYLKARSRYLSEDGFPELWIGEERRPLSALGLQSVTKRLYQRSGVRVKDMHHVFRRTWAWRNLKAGISPKFVQLIGGWDTLAVLEQYVKRMTSEDALNLDWR; this is translated from the coding sequence ATGGGTGTAGGCCAACAGATTTTTACAGGGGCACGCATAGGCGCGTGCTCACCTGGGCCAACGGATTTTCGAGAGTTGGAGGTATTTCTACTTAGTCGTAGAGTCGAGAACTGTAGCCCTGCCACTCTTAAGACGTACCGGCAACGTATCGGTGCCTTCTTGGTGTGTTGCGGTAAAGCGGTGACTGAGATTGAGAGGTCAGACGTCGAGAGGTATCTGCTGTCTCTGAAAGACAAGGGGCGCAGTCCGCACTATGTCAGGTCTAACTATCGTGAGTTGCGGGTGTTCTTCTCCTGGCTGCTGCTTGATGGGGTGCTATCAAAGTCGCCTATGAAAAACATCGGGTGTCCGAAAGTTCCCAGGTACGCCAAAGAGTTTCTGCCTGATCGGGACTTCGCGCGGCTGCTGTCTCTCTGTATTGTGGATGATTTCCGCGGGGCTCGCAATGCTGCCTGGCTGTGGTTGCTGTGGTCAACGGGTGGGCGCTGGCACGAGATGGCAAACTTAAGGCTGGCCGATCTCGATTGGAACAAGCATAGGATCAAGGTATTCGGTAAAGGTTCCAAAGAGCGCTTTGTGCCTTTTACCCGAGAAGCTGAGAAAGCGGTGTATGTGTACCTCAAGGCACGTAGCCGGTATCTTTCCGAGGACGGGTTCCCTGAGCTATGGATTGGGGAGGAACGGAGGCCCCTTAGTGCTCTTGGCCTGCAGTCGGTGACGAAGCGTTTGTATCAGAGATCGGGGGTTAGGGTTAAGGACATGCACCATGTCTTTCGGCGTACATGGGCGTGGCGCAACCTCAAGGCTGGTATCTCGCCAAAATTTGTGCAGCTTATTGGGGGGTGGGATACCCTGGCCGTGTTGGAGCAATATGTTAAGAGAATGACAAGCGAGGATGCTCTAAACTTGGACTGGAGATAG